From a region of the Besnoitia besnoiti strain Bb-Ger1 chromosome I, whole genome shotgun sequence genome:
- a CDS encoding hypothetical protein (encoded by transcript BESB_007430): MTPSKRECTLSSRDGPTRKNESDLLVSKRAYSRPISLPQSSTTTCALPPVKKIKPGGVFQAISPTVRVSGAASGGDQTPGNILRSGKKSSIAPRNSLPSTDKDRNYSAFHIASDSGQCVPQRPRGKQGAQIYRKLQRSRRTRRSAGVVWSSSTEGFVPSGVRRGEELERVDDDASAYCQPTYETDDEQGDSSCSMCRPGCACRPSLLSAHYLAKLLEETIFRPTRVLPFFRNTREFLSARLAQGSSDDVMPVERNCTDATTLKIATHRPPQLQPGLHSSRCVEANLQSSLNVSRACGNVPDSDSVSPRPGDADSDKKRKATSSALARYEEVPLFMMSAEEHLQPEWLSQFTSIQSLMDSLEPEVKFTRPEKGPPQSLPHTRNSNKATLGTATDTEIFRWPASEASATDYVREGIGTGEDCCLRGRRPRCFDGRLFGMDTHAGALQRNRVVLVDKETLEQSGLDRRYIARLTSAVRQLRGRERRAESSRSGNRVPRQAEAPASTNGERCDNNAAYEVLMDSPLPSDSQCCTDGSTASSRHVPDSGRVRLPTHENGLSSTPAQLDAGDEVSSPCALSDDTLAHHQGFERKRYVCRGNADESPPPAGLESVAYLLLARVAAPYTDV; the protein is encoded by the exons ATGACACCATCTAAGCGAGAGTGCACACtcagcagcagagacgggCCTACACGGAAGAATGAGTCGGACCTGCTTGTTTCCAAACGCGCCTACAGCCGACCGATATCGCTTCCTCAATCGAGCACAACAACGTGCGCTCTTCCGCCGGTTAAAAAAATAAAACCGGGCGGCGTCTTTCAGGCCATCAGTCCGACTGTGCGCGTGTCAGGTgccgccagcggaggcgaccaGACGCCTGGGAATATTCTGCGTAGCGGCAAAAAAAGCAGCATTGCACCCCGAAATTCTCTTCCGTCAACTGACAAGGACAGGAACTATAGCGCGTTCCACATAGCGTCAGACAGCG GACAGTGCGtcccgcagaggcctcgcggcAAGCAGGGTGCACAGATCTACAGAAAACTTCAAAGAAGCCGCCGCACCCGCAGGTCGGCGGGAGTGGTGTGGAGTTCATCGACCGAGGGATTTGTGCCGTCTGGGGtacgcagaggagaggagctCGAGCGGGTTGACGATGACGCCTC GGCGTACTGCCAGCCGACCTATGAAACAGATGACGAGCAGGgcgacagcagctgctcgaTGTGTCGACCCGGCTGCGCGTGTAGAccctctctgctttctgcgCATTATTTGGCGAAGCTTCTCGAGGAAACGATTTTCCGCCCGACGCGAGTGTTGCCGTTTTTTCGTAACACCAGGGAATTTCTCTCGGCCCGTCTCGCACAGGGCTCCTCTGATGATGTCATGCCGGTGGAGAGAAATTGTACTGATGCCACCACGCTCAAAATCGCGACACACAGGCCACCGCAACTTCAACCCGGTCTACACTCTTCAAGATGCGTGGAGGCCAATCTTCAGTCAAGCCTGAACGTGTCAAGAGCCTGCGGGAATGTGCCTGACAGCGACTCTGTAAGTCCTCGGCCAGGGGATGCAGACTCCGACAAaaagcggaaggcgacgtcGTCCGCACTAGCCAGATATGAGGAAGTTCCTTTATTCATGATGTCTGCTGAGGAGCACCTTCAGCCGGAATGGCTTTCACAGTTCACATCGATACAAAGTCTCATGGACAGCTTGGAGCCGGAGGTGAAATTCACACGGCCAGAAAAGGGTCCCCCTCAATCCTTGCCACATACTCGAAACTCGAACAAGGCAACGTTGGGGACAGCAACAGACACTGAGATCTTTAGGTGGCCAGCCAGTGAGGCAAGTGCAACGGATTACGTGAGAGAAGGCATCGGCACCGGGGAGGACTGTTGTCTACGAGGTCGACGTCCCCGCTGCTTCGATGGACGCTTATTCGGAATGGATACGCACGCGGGTGCACTCCAGAGGAACAGGGTGGTTCTTGTTGATAAGGAAACGCTCGAGCAGAGCGGTTTGGATCGCCGTTACATTGCCCGTCTGACTTCAGCCGTCCGTCAGCTCCGGgggcgagagcgcagagCCGAAAGTTCGCGCAGCGGTAACAGAGTGCCAagacaggcggaggcgccggcttCGACGAACGGTGAAAGGTGTGACAACAACGCTGCTTATGAGGTCTTGATGGACTCTCCGCTGCCCAGTGATTCCCAGTGCTGCACGGACGGGtcgacggcgtcgtcgcgtcaTGTGCCTGACTCCGGTCGTGTACGTTTGCCGACTCACGAAAACGGATTGAGCTCTACGCCTGCGCAGCTTGATGCGGGAGACGAGGTCTCGTCACCGTGCGCTCTGAGTGACGACACGCTCGCACACCATCAGGGTTTTGAGAGAAAACGATACGTCTGTCGAGGAAACGCCGACGAATCGCCGCCACCGGCAGGTCTAGAGTCGGTAGCCTACCTTCTGCTGGCTCGGGTGGCTGCACCATACACGGACGTGTAA
- a CDS encoding Wee kinase (encoded by transcript BESB_007440) gives MKTSTVQPLRCVWTSTGVEDYRNVKATRSLVCPDDAGNRPVSRCPLCGQTTDTKQFSFEARTYFQILQHLFRRLRRQQCSSGTSPRRYTRFTTESSEAPSSPLPSVDMDASEVSPPPTAALPSYSVSSGTPERHSRYASSSPSAASSRAFSTIIRTTRGSEEASPRQRGSSRMHHRAVPAQVMSPVVGTSSSSAVFEPGRVSPELRQAGTAACEEPESSFFSFGAAQSQPDAESIPSTRNIPVEVLITGYYNRFFVEKRKLGSGSYGQVYLCTHILDQLTLGEYAVKKLPVGDDKNWLAKMLQEVKIREKLHHPNIVDYKHSWLEMHRSNPMCPWVPWLFILMEYCNGDSLENLIWDQGVDNPPSRYLTDDQIWKLFFDILFGLQHLHHSAILYRDMKPPNVLLQHSVERMTGKLQCRAQLSDFGTAELLGERMVRNDRNGYTGTIEFTAPELLETDERGLFSPNYDMKSDMWSLGMILYAMCFARVPYSDKEPSRCRRLILGHTRLSFPQHPPRDPTFKLLIEALTAKNSANRPSTDDILDDPRVRRILNDRERLEVATEEIVDLLRKKRPPCDAVGRGQQSARRPGSSSVDVCPDRCRGGEPRCELVTSHSRSPLFPLPAPAPTDADGFGAQPLVCTVNECAAAPNLQRRRSRLEQSPT, from the exons ATGAAAACCTCCACCGTACAGCCTCTGCGTTGTGTCTGGACCTCAACGGGAGTAGAAGACTACCGGAACGTCAAGGCGACGAGGTCTTTAGTGTGTCCAGATGACGCAGGCAACCG TCCTGTGAGTCGCTGCCCTCTTTGCGGGCAGACCACCGACACGAAGCAGTTTTCGTTTGAAGCTCGAACATACTTCCAAATTCTCCAGCATCTTTTCAGACGTCTCAGGAGGCAGCAGTGCTCGTCAGGGACGTCGCCCCGGCGATATACGCGCTTCACCACAGAGTCGTCAgaggcgccttcttcgcccttGCCATCCGTAGACATGGACGCGTCTGAGGTTTCTCCGCCACCTACCGCGGCGCTTCCGTCTTACAGTGTATCGTCCGGGACTCCAGAAAGGCACAGTCGCTATGCTTCATCGTCTCCatctgctgcctcttctcggGCATTCAGCACGATTATCCGCACCACAAGAGGTAGCGAAGAAGCATCACCTCGACAACGTGGCAGCTCACGGATGCATCACCGCGCCGTGCCTGCACAGGTCATGTCGCCCGTTGTGGGCACTAGCTCTTCCTCAGCTGTCTTCGAACCTGGCAGAGTCTCGCCTGAGCTCAGGCAGGCAGGCACAGCAGCGTGCGAGGAACCAGAAtcgtcttttttttccttcGGCGCAGCACAGTCCCAGCCAGACGCGGAATCGATACCCTCCACGCGG AACATCCCCGTCGAGGTGCTCATAACCGGGTACTACAATCGCTTCTTTGTCGAGAAGCGTAAATTGGGGAGCGGCAGTTACGGTCAGGTCTACCTCTGCACTCATATTCTTGATCAGCTCACGCTCGGCGAATACGCAGTCAAAAAGCTTCCCGTCGGCGATGATAAGAACTGGCTTGCAAAG ATGCTTCAAGAAGTTAAAATCAGAGAGAAGCTCCATCATCCAAATATCGTGGATTATAAACACTCGTGGCTAGAG ATGCACCGATCGAATCCTATGTGTCCATGGGTCCCGTGGCTGTTCATCCTTATGGAATACTGCAACGGCG ATAGTCTGGAAAATTTGATATGGGACCAAGGAGTAGATAATCCGCCGTCCCGGTACTTGACGGACGACCAGATATGGAAGCTGTTTTTTGATATTCTATTTGGACTTCAACATCTCCATCATAGCGCCATTCTGTACAGAGACATGAAGCCTCCGAACGTCCTTTTGCAGCATTCCGTGGAGAGGATGACAGGCAAACTGCAATGCCGCGCTCAGCTTTCAGACTTTGGCACGGCAGAGCTACTCGGAGAAAGGATGGTCCGTAACGACCGTAACGGCTACACTGGGACGATCGAGTTCACGGCGCCGGAGCTTCTTGAGACTGATGAACGA GGACTATTTAGCCCGAATTACGACATGAAGTCCGACATGTGGAGCCTTGGGATGATTCTTTACGCGATGTGCTTCGCCCGCGTCCCGTACTCAGACAAGGAGCCGTCCAGGTGCCGTAGGTTGATTCTTGGTCACACGCGATTATCGTTTCCGCAGCACCCTCCAAG GGATCCCACTTTCAAACTGCTGATCGAGGCATTAACGGCAAAG AATAGTGCTAATCGCCCATCCACAGACGATATTTTGGACGACCCGCGGGTCCGCCGGATTCTGAACGATCGAGAACGGCTTGAAGTGGCGACGGAAGAGATTGTGGATCTTTTACGGAAGAAACGACCTCCGTGCGATGCCGTGGGCCGC GGCCAAcagtctgcgcggcggcctggtTCCTCGTCGGTGGATGTCTGCCCTGACagatgcagaggaggcgagccacGCTGTGAACTTGTGACGTCACATTCTAGGTCCCCGTTGTTCCCATTGCCCGCACCTGCACCAACAGACGCTGACGGCTTTGGTGCTCAGCCGCTCGTGTGCACCGTGAAcgagtgcgccgccgcaccaaATCTTCAAAGGCGCCGATCGAGACTGGAACAGTCACCGACGTGA
- a CDS encoding hypothetical protein (encoded by transcript BESB_007450): MKGAIVLAAVVSAVVASLPADALAEIQLAGAIARLFGLAARPSPATTSVSCCRATFLQTRASVSQSAISDARTDNDDDLKAQFEILNTDRYDHLLLTAQRKRKIAEKLRAAADRAHAAVGPSTDPERQRESVESSAEAAFDRSQADLMDRQAELLEAEANQVKRLIESVKGTAAKPSEAPTADCDILKVGPVKFVPQNKVYAHSETMGRITGTAFTVHYKHAVKATFFWEGIDLPIRAIADSPNCFSFKYRGNEQVLCVSSRIGRDSWIDAMTESWFCRNMGIKGTLPSVKTAVAEAKKERLFPPPPPPPEKKPKAARVSVKVSMDKNHQMHVKVNGKEQPVGKHVTIDAAEYAKKAQSADYNDTILGLSNAARQLEEKAENLVVGEPRRQREASEDEAEAEEGSEHDESEEEI, encoded by the exons ATGAAGGGAGCAATAGTACTAGCTGCGGTGGTATCTGCCGTCGTGGCGTCGCTCCCAGCTGACGCCCTTGCCGAGATACAACTGGCGGGTGCAATTGCTCGGTTGTTCGGTCTCGCAGCACGACCGAGTCCTGCGACGACCAGCGTGAGCTGCTGCCGAGCGAC ATTTCTTCAGACTAGAGCTTCTGTGTCCCAGAGTGCCATTTCAGACGCACGGACTGATAACGACGATGACCTCAAGGCCCAGTTCGAA ATTCTGAACACAGACCGTTATGATCACCTTTTGTtgacggcgcagaggaaaagaaagatAGCAGAGAAGCTACGAGCAGCGGCTGATA GGGCACACGCGGCTGTCGGGCCGTCCACAGAtccggagaggcagagggagagcgTGGAGAGCTCCGCAGAAGCTGC CTTTGACCGCAGCCAGGCCGATCTGATGGATAGACAAGCAGAGTTGCTTGAAG CTGAAGCAAACCAGGTCAAACGCCTGATCGAGAGTGTAAAAGGCACCGCCGCCAAGCCCTCTGAGGCTCCCACTGCAG ATTGTGATATTTTAAAAGTTGGTCCCGTCAAGTTTGTTCCTCAA AACAAAGTTTATGCTCACAGCGAAACAATGGGCCGGATCACGGGAACCGCTTTTACGGTTCATTACAAACATGCAGTGAAGGC GACTTTTTTCTGGGAGGGAATAGACCTGCCAATCAGAGCGATTGCAGACTCACCCAACT GTTTCTCATTTAAGTACCGCGGGAATGAGCAAGTgctctgcgtgtcttctAGGATAGGCCGTGACAGTTGGATTGACG CGATGACAGAGTCGTGGTTTTGCAGAAATATGGGTATCAAAG GAACGCTGCCGAGTGTTAAGACCGCTGTTGCCG AAGCAAAAAAGGAAAGACTTTTTCCGCCACCTCCACCT CCACCAGAAAAGAAGCCAAAGGCCGCCCGAGTCAGTGTAAAAGTCAGCATGGATAAAAATCATCAAATGCACGTAAAG GTGAATGGCAAGGAACAGCCGGTTG GCAAACACGTGACTATCGATGCTGCTGAGTACGCCAAAAAGGCACAAAGCGCTGATTATAATGACACCATCTTGGGGCTATCAAATGCGGCCAGACAACTAGAG GAGAAGGCAGAAAACCTGGTCGtgggagagccgcggcgtcaGCGGGAAGCTTCAGAGGATGAGGCGGAAGCcgaggaaggaagcgagCATGATGAATCAGAGGAGGAAATCTAA
- a CDS encoding phospholipase, patatin family protein (encoded by transcript BESB_007460) translates to MDRVWKGRSRRPPFFEKSSHETRLQASFLGPKRLKLRHAAQIDKALRRGVPLRLLDVSGDLRPPVYEFNPMLVLQFANLIESVISSPATAPSREARVGFLNFLSKASGNDSGAEILKTAQKYKDLTEFLLEAVHPVLLTMYRRKLNRTPAGSHNDREHRLALAIEGGAMRGCVSAGMAVALHHMGYSDAFDAVFGSSAGSLVGAYFVSRQLPYEGTQIYYDWLPFMGKKFLDIKRIGRGLGLGFLLDGDIVDFLLNKLGKPLLNLDILLKDIVQNKQPLDWDRFRVNDSRQPLKVVTSGLWSQRAIVLDSQHGNIRDLPSLMACMRASMLLPGLAGPVVHLPVYSESTNLTPHYLPLIAPSALPRFAPQAPCGLVSEPLADALLYEPVPFRSAIADGYNHVLVLRSRPDGKRVGRLGGIEAAVENRVARRFFAGKHKLRHVYEYMRQRKHRIRYMKDMLMLNEATNEKSKLQVEAFDGVEKQGYAFAVALDSSAAEIARVSMTRKRILEGVRAGFARLYDVAIPDPQKRGLGFQEALKVFPSNLPGVIEAITSSNSSATSFPLVPPVFDDSTDSIGDPAELADYVTRAAAIERRRRHITAQEANSGYPATHIC, encoded by the exons ATGGACAGAGTGTGGAAGGGACGCTCCCG ACGGCCACCTTTTTTCGAGAAGAGCTCTCACGAAACACGCCTTCAAGCTTCTTTCCTCGGTCCCAAGCGTCTCAAACTTCGACATGCTGCACAGATCGACAAGGCTCTCCGCCGGGGAGTACCGCTGCG GTTACTGGACGTCAGTGGGGATCTTCGACCTCCGGTGTATGAGTTTAACCCCATGCTCGTGTTGCAGTTCGCGAACTTGATTGAAAGCGTCATCTCTTCTCCGGCGACGGCTCCTTCTCGCGAGGCCCGTGTTGGTTTCTTGAATTTTCTATCAAAAGCAAGCGGAAACGACAGTGGCGCGGAGATCTTGAAGACAGCACAAAAGTACAAAGACCTAACAGAGTTCTTGTTAGAAGCTGTCCATCCGGTGCTGCTGACTATGTATAGAAGAAAACTAAATCGCACGCCAGCAGGCTCGCATAACGATCGTGAGCACCGTCTGGCTCTCGCCATAGAAGGAGGTGCCATGAGAGGATGTGTCAGCGCGGGCATGGCGGTGGCATTGCATCACATGGGATATTCAGATGCGTTTGACGCCGTCTTCGGGTCCTCTGCTGGAAGCCTCGTAGGTGCCTATTTCGTCTCACGGCAGTTGCCGTACGAGGGCACGCAGATTTACTACGATTGGCTGCCTTTCATGGGCAAGAAGTTTCTAGATATCAAAAGAATAGGGCGAGGTCTTGGTCTTGGTTTCCTTCTTGATGGTGATATCGTCGATTTTCTCCTCAACAAGCTCGGCAAACCTCTTCTCAACCTCGATATCCTTCTCAAGGACATAGTGCAAAACAAGCAACCTTTAGACTGGGATCGGTTTAGGGTGAATGATTCCAGGCAGCCGCTGAAG GTCGTCACCTCAGGATTGTGGAGCCAACGAGCTATAGTCCTTGACAGTCAACATGGAAATATTCGCGATCTGCCGTCTTTGATGGCATGTATGCGTGCTTCCATGCTGCTGCCTGGACTAGCTGGCCCGGTTGTGCATTTGCCTGTTTACTCGGAGTCAACAAACCTAACACCTCATTATCTTCCACTTATTGCGCCATCGGCTCTTCCCCGCTTCGCGCCTCAAGCACCTTGCGGCCTAGTGTCTGAGCCCCTGGCTGACGCTCTGCTGTACGAGCCTGTTCCCTTTCGCAGTGCGATAGCGGACGGATATAACCACGTCCTTGTGTTGAGAAGTAGGCCCGACGGAAAACGCGTTGGGCGACTAGGAGGAATCGAGGCGGCG GTTGAGAACCGCGTTGCGCGCCGATTCTTCGCTGGCAAGCACAAGTTGCGGCATGTGTATGAGTACatgaggcagaggaagcatCGCATTCGCTACATGAAGGACATGCTGATGCTGAATGAAGCGACCAACGAAAAAAGCAAGCTTCAGGTCGAGGCCTTCGATGGAGTGGAGAAGCAGGGATACGCTTTCGCTGTTGCTTTGGATTCTTCCGCCGCTGAGATTGCCCGTGTTTCAATGACACGGAAGCGAATTCTGGAGGGTGTGAGAGCTGGTTTCGCTCGCTTGTACGACGTAGCTATTCCGGATCCCCAGAAAAGAGGTCTGGGCTTTCAGGAGGCACTTAAG GTTTTTCCGTCGAACCTTCCTGGTGTGATTGAGGCTATCACTTCCTCGAATTCATCTGCCACTTCATTTCCTTTGGTCCCACCAGTATTCGACGACTCGACCGACAGTATAGGCGATCCTGCGGAACTCGCCGACTATGTTacgcgagcggcagccattgagcggaggcgacggcatATCACAGCGCAAGAAGCCAACAGTGGATACCCAGCAACCCACATATGTTGA